The following are encoded in a window of Thermodesulfobacterium geofontis OPF15 genomic DNA:
- a CDS encoding transposase: MKNLLEKLMLEKRKIYLEEIEDYANGFYIRDLLTKYGKVQDLKVPRVRNGGFRPAILVFTPKRFSVNKGDRR; encoded by the coding sequence ATTAAAAACCTTTTAGAAAAGCTTATGCTTGAAAAAAGAAAAATTTATTTAGAAGAGATAGAAGATTATGCAAACGGTTTTTATATCAGAGATTTACTTACAAAGTATGGGAAGGTTCAAGACTTAAAAGTGCCTCGGGTCAGGAATGGTGGTTTTCGTCCTGCTATACTTGTATTCACCCCAAAGCGTTTCTCGGTTAATAAAGGTGACCGAAGATGA
- a CDS encoding YkgJ family cysteine cluster protein: protein MDAITNLRGLDKIIVPIRLTSSSKIRFQCYPGVPCFKLCCSDLFLPLTPYDIIRIRDRLGLTTDEFLLLYTEPFILPKSGLPIVRLKMREDEEKTCPFLGEGGCTIYEVRPLACRYYPLGFGMFRNRDEGKNEDIYYLVKEGFCQGLDSGEEMTVEEYRISQGIPELEEPIKEWGEIIMRKESFGPMEVPEKSLQLFFMVSSNPERFRAFVFESKFLDMFEVPEETLEEIKKDDLKLLQFGFKWLKTVLFGDKLVKRKKEGPSVKKIKPF, encoded by the coding sequence ATGGATGCTATTACTAATTTAAGAGGATTAGACAAAATAATTGTTCCTATTAGACTTACTTCCAGTTCTAAAATTAGATTTCAATGTTATCCAGGGGTTCCTTGTTTTAAACTTTGTTGTTCAGACCTATTTTTACCACTTACCCCTTATGACATTATAAGAATTCGAGATAGACTTGGACTAACAACTGATGAATTTTTACTTCTTTATACAGAACCATTTATATTACCTAAGTCAGGATTACCTATTGTTAGACTTAAGATGAGAGAAGATGAGGAAAAGACTTGTCCATTTTTAGGTGAAGGGGGTTGCACAATTTATGAAGTAAGACCTCTTGCTTGTAGATATTATCCTCTTGGTTTTGGAATGTTTAGAAATAGAGACGAAGGAAAAAATGAAGATATTTATTACCTTGTAAAGGAGGGGTTTTGTCAAGGTCTTGATTCAGGAGAAGAAATGACTGTAGAGGAATATAGAATTTCTCAAGGTATCCCAGAACTTGAAGAACCCATTAAAGAATGGGGAGAAATTATAATGAGAAAAGAATCTTTTGGTCCTATGGAGGTTCCTGAAAAAAGTTTGCAACTTTTTTTTATGGTAAGTAGCAACCCAGAAAGATTTAGAGCTTTTGTTTTTGAATCAAAATTTTTAGATATGTTTGAAGTTCCAGAGGAAACCTTAGAAGAAATTAAAAAAGATGATTTAAAACTTTTACAGTTTGGTTTTAAATGGCTTAAAACAGTTCTTTTTGGAGACAAATTAGTTAAGCGGAAAAAAGAAGGTCCTTCAGTTAAAAAGATAAAACCCTTTTAA
- a CDS encoding NAD(P)-binding domain-containing protein, with protein sequence MEKVKIAIIGAGPAGIASAIEAKANNIEPVVVLEKGETVCSTIVKFYKPGKRVDANYREKDIKPIGICSFETETKEEFLKRIEDWINKWKLDIRLNSEVTEIRKTDEEYEIFVKDKPEYLAEFVIIAIGIFGKPNKPSYSIPEELKNKVFFEPPLEIPENKKILVVGGGNTAAEVACCLCEVNDVYLSYRRPQFFRINEINLKNLEEKEKQGKLKLLMATDIEKIEPYNEKVRVYFKDGKEDFYDLIYYCLGGTTPESFLRRIGINFDEKGNPLIDEFFETNLPKIFLVGDIAFKQGSIMKAFNSAHIVIKRIKEKYLST encoded by the coding sequence ATGGAAAAAGTTAAAATTGCTATTATAGGAGCAGGACCAGCTGGGATTGCTTCAGCTATAGAAGCAAAAGCAAATAATATAGAACCTGTTGTAGTTTTGGAAAAAGGAGAAACTGTCTGTAGTACTATAGTAAAATTTTATAAACCTGGTAAAAGAGTAGATGCTAATTATAGAGAGAAAGATATAAAACCTATTGGAATATGCTCCTTTGAAACTGAAACTAAAGAAGAGTTTCTTAAAAGGATAGAAGATTGGATTAATAAATGGAAATTAGATATAAGGTTAAATTCAGAGGTTACAGAAATAAGAAAAACAGATGAAGAATACGAAATTTTTGTAAAAGATAAGCCAGAATATTTAGCTGAATTTGTGATCATAGCTATTGGTATTTTTGGTAAACCTAATAAACCATCATATTCTATTCCTGAGGAATTAAAAAATAAGGTATTTTTTGAACCTCCTCTTGAGATACCAGAAAATAAAAAAATTTTAGTGGTTGGTGGAGGAAATACCGCAGCAGAGGTTGCTTGTTGTCTCTGTGAAGTAAACGATGTTTATCTTTCTTATAGGAGACCCCAATTTTTTAGAATAAATGAGATTAATTTAAAAAATTTAGAAGAAAAAGAAAAACAAGGTAAATTAAAGCTTCTCATGGCAACAGATATAGAAAAAATAGAACCCTATAATGAAAAAGTAAGGGTTTATTTTAAAGACGGAAAGGAAGATTTTTATGATTTAATTTATTATTGTTTAGGAGGAACAACCCCGGAGAGTTTTTTAAGAAGAATAGGAATTAATTTTGATGAAAAAGGGAATCCCCTGATAGATGAATTTTTTGAAACCAATTTACCAAAGATTTTTTTAGTTGGGGATATAGCCTTTAAACAAGGAAGTATAATGAAAGCTTTTAATTCAGCTCATATAGTAATCAAAAGAATAAAAGAAAAATATCTTTCAACATAA
- the ispG gene encoding flavodoxin-dependent (E)-4-hydroxy-3-methylbut-2-enyl-diphosphate synthase has translation MFPKIKRKKTKVVKVGSVLIGGENPIRVQSMTNTDTRDVKATLEQIYKLHYAGCEIIRVTIPDEKAVSALKEITKKSPMPVIADLHFVTSLGEKAVKAGIAGIRINPGTFKNLKNLDRLIEVCKDYGVCIRIGINAGSLETKILKKYKTPTPSAMVESAINWVNYIVEKFDYQNIKVSLKSSNWWDTVKAYELFSKKSDFPLHIGVTEAGGLIPGTIKNTMAITYLLLKGIGDTLRVSLTADPVEEVYVAYEILRNLGLRTLHPDIIACPMCGRCEIDLMKLYREVENWAKNVKANLRLAVMGCIVNGPGEAKHADLGITGGKGVGIIFREGKIIKKVPEDQLLNEFFKEIETFLKEHPERLINL, from the coding sequence ATGTTTCCCAAAATCAAAAGAAAAAAGACCAAAGTTGTTAAAGTAGGTAGCGTCTTAATAGGTGGGGAAAATCCTATTCGTGTTCAAAGCATGACAAATACAGATACAAGAGATGTAAAAGCAACCTTAGAACAAATATATAAACTTCATTATGCAGGATGTGAAATAATTAGAGTAACAATCCCCGATGAAAAAGCAGTTTCAGCTTTAAAAGAAATAACAAAAAAAAGCCCTATGCCTGTTATTGCAGATTTACATTTTGTTACTTCTCTTGGTGAAAAAGCAGTGAAAGCAGGAATTGCAGGAATAAGAATTAATCCTGGGACCTTTAAAAATCTTAAAAATCTTGATAGACTGATTGAGGTTTGTAAAGATTATGGAGTTTGTATAAGAATAGGGATAAACGCAGGATCTTTAGAAACAAAAATTTTAAAAAAATATAAAACTCCTACTCCTTCTGCAATGGTTGAAAGCGCTATAAATTGGGTTAATTATATAGTAGAAAAATTTGATTATCAGAATATTAAAGTTTCTTTAAAATCTTCTAATTGGTGGGACACTGTTAAGGCTTATGAACTTTTTTCTAAAAAATCTGATTTTCCTTTACATATAGGTGTTACAGAAGCAGGAGGACTCATTCCAGGAACTATTAAAAATACCATGGCTATTACTTATCTGCTTTTAAAAGGGATTGGAGATACTTTGAGAGTATCTTTAACTGCGGATCCAGTAGAGGAGGTATATGTAGCTTATGAGATTTTGAGAAATCTTGGTTTAAGAACTCTTCATCCTGATATAATAGCTTGTCCTATGTGTGGAAGATGTGAAATAGATCTGATGAAACTTTATAGGGAAGTTGAAAATTGGGCTAAAAATGTTAAAGCAAATCTTAGACTTGCTGTTATGGGATGTATAGTTAATGGACCTGGAGAAGCAAAACATGCAGATCTTGGAATAACAGGAGGGAAAGGGGTAGGAATAATTTTTAGAGAGGGGAAAATCATTAAAAAAGTTCCTGAGGATCAGCTACTTAATGAATTTTTTAAAGAGATTGAAACCTTTTTAAAAGAACACCCTGAAAGATTGATTAATCTTTAG
- a CDS encoding transposase: protein MTEDEVRSWKEKALSEEYLAIFLDGTYLPIRRNEVAKEPVYLALRIKLDGRREILGF from the coding sequence GTGACCGAAGATGAAGTAAGGAGTTGGAAAGAAAAAGCACTTTCAGAGGAATATTTGGCAATATTTTTAGATGGAACTTATTTACCTATTCGTCGAAATGAGGTAGCAAAGGAACCAGTTTATTTAGCTTTGAGGATAAAGCTTGATGGAAGAAGGGAAATACTTGGATTTTGA
- a CDS encoding transposase: protein MEEGKYLDFDYLDLKGNDLPGIENAIKMVYPSSEWQLCVLHTVRNSLNKVRVKDRGLFAEDLKRIYRAETKEKAKEGILRLKERWGKIYPKVVKKWEDKAYALLTFLRYPKEIRQFIYTTNQLKRLAKEIKRRIKVISG, encoded by the coding sequence ATGGAAGAAGGGAAATACTTGGATTTTGATTATTTGGATCTGAAGGGGAATGATTTACCTGGGATAGAAAATGCCATAAAGATGGTTTATCCGTCTTCAGAATGGCAACTTTGTGTATTACATACTGTAAGGAATTCTTTAAATAAGGTGCGGGTAAAAGATAGAGGTTTATTTGCAGAAGATTTAAAAAGGATATACAGAGCAGAAACAAAAGAAAAAGCTAAGGAGGGGATATTAAGATTAAAGGAAAGATGGGGTAAGATATATCCTAAGGTAGTGAAAAAATGGGAGGATAAAGCGTATGCATTATTAACCTTTTTGAGGTATCCGAAGGAGATAAGGCAGTTTATTTATACAACTAATCAGCTTAAAAGATTAGCAAAGGAGATAAAAAGGAGGATAAAGGTAATTTCCGGATGA
- a CDS encoding TonB-dependent receptor plug domain-containing protein → MSKKVFHKLSFLFLLGTLVSPSFGAEESKEVKEIPEVVVSADRIEEPLKEVTSQVTVITKEELEKKNFIFLTDVLRTLPQLYIRANGGPGQTAGAILPRGVKSAHTLVLIDGFKINDPSSGQVDLGSLTVDDIERIEIIEGPQSTLYGSEAVAGVINIITKKGKGRPKIGLYLEGGSYGTYKPSFELSGELKNIDFRLNTFYYYTDGFSAYRYGKEKDGFKNSFASAKIGLNLLPKVRFEFLGRYNYGRIEYDGWDEDAENLRKDYNYLVGAKLNLDLFEQFKQTFSIYKNYSQRKYYEPISWSPYTRYTPSTEGFSWENFLNLGKTYSLVFGLDFKREEVEMLSESSWGSSSYDKKREYTGIFLNNKLYLLENELLLTAGLRYDNYKNLGEKTTYRLGISYIIPKIDVKLKANYGTSFRVPTFDDLYYPIFSNPNLKPEESKGWDLGFEKTFLENKLILGGSVFYQRYKDLIQFDLQTWQPQNIGKAVIKGAEVYLTLKLTQNLSLKANYTYLDSEDRDKEKYLIYKPSHKAEATLEYSLKNLSVIADYVYTGERFANPLNTQKLKSYSLFNLSTNYSFNPKIKFYLKVENLFNANYEEVKDYGTPDRSFYAGIKFNY, encoded by the coding sequence ATGAGCAAAAAGGTCTTCCACAAACTCAGCTTTCTTTTTTTATTAGGAACTTTGGTTTCTCCTTCTTTTGGTGCAGAAGAAAGTAAAGAGGTTAAAGAAATTCCTGAAGTAGTAGTTTCAGCAGACAGAATTGAAGAGCCCTTAAAAGAGGTAACTTCACAAGTAACCGTTATAACCAAAGAGGAGCTTGAAAAGAAAAATTTTATCTTTCTCACTGATGTTTTACGAACCCTTCCTCAACTATACATTAGAGCAAACGGCGGTCCTGGTCAGACAGCAGGAGCTATTCTTCCAAGAGGAGTTAAATCAGCTCACACCTTAGTTTTGATAGATGGATTTAAAATCAACGATCCTTCTTCTGGACAAGTTGACCTTGGAAGTTTAACGGTTGATGACATAGAAAGGATTGAAATCATTGAAGGACCTCAAAGCACACTTTATGGGTCTGAGGCTGTAGCCGGGGTAATAAATATTATTACTAAAAAGGGTAAAGGAAGACCAAAAATCGGTCTTTACCTTGAAGGTGGTTCTTACGGAACCTATAAACCCTCTTTTGAACTATCAGGAGAACTTAAAAATATTGACTTTAGGTTAAATACCTTTTATTACTATACAGATGGCTTTTCTGCCTATCGTTATGGAAAGGAAAAAGACGGGTTTAAGAATTCCTTTGCTTCTGCTAAGATAGGGCTTAATCTTTTACCTAAGGTAAGATTTGAATTTTTGGGAAGATATAACTACGGAAGGATAGAGTATGACGGCTGGGATGAAGATGCAGAAAACCTTAGAAAAGACTATAATTACCTTGTTGGTGCCAAACTTAACTTAGACCTTTTTGAACAATTTAAGCAAACTTTCTCTATCTATAAGAATTACTCCCAAAGAAAATATTATGAACCTATTAGTTGGTCTCCTTATACCCGATATACACCTTCTACAGAGGGTTTTTCTTGGGAAAATTTTTTAAACTTAGGGAAGACTTATTCTTTGGTTTTTGGTTTAGACTTTAAAAGAGAGGAAGTAGAAATGCTCTCTGAAAGTAGCTGGGGATCTTCAAGCTATGATAAAAAAAGGGAATATACTGGGATTTTTCTTAACAACAAGCTTTACCTTTTAGAAAATGAACTTCTTTTAACTGCAGGGTTAAGATATGATAATTATAAAAATCTTGGAGAAAAAACTACTTACAGATTAGGAATTAGCTATATAATTCCTAAGATTGATGTAAAGCTTAAAGCTAACTATGGGACAAGTTTTAGAGTTCCTACTTTTGATGACCTTTATTATCCCATCTTTAGCAATCCTAACCTTAAACCTGAAGAATCAAAAGGGTGGGATCTTGGATTTGAAAAGACTTTTTTAGAAAATAAGCTAATTTTAGGTGGTTCTGTTTTTTACCAAAGATATAAAGATCTTATCCAGTTTGACCTTCAAACCTGGCAACCCCAAAACATCGGAAAAGCTGTTATAAAAGGGGCTGAAGTCTATCTTACCCTAAAACTTACTCAAAACTTAAGCCTAAAAGCTAATTATACCTATTTAGATTCAGAAGACAGGGATAAAGAAAAATATCTTATTTATAAGCCTTCTCATAAAGCTGAAGCTACCTTAGAGTACTCTCTCAAAAACCTTTCTGTTATTGCTGATTATGTTTATACTGGAGAAAGATTTGCAAATCCTTTAAATACTCAGAAGTTAAAATCCTACTCTCTTTTTAATCTATCTACTAATTATTCTTTCAATCCCAAAATTAAGTTTTATCTCAAGGTAGAAAATCTTTTTAACGCTAATTATGAAGAAGTAAAAGACTATGGAACCCCTGATAGATCTTTTTATGCTGGCATAAAATTTAATTACTAA
- the rsmI gene encoding 16S rRNA (cytidine(1402)-2'-O)-methyltransferase, producing the protein MEKTKGKLYVVGVPIGNLEDITLRALEVLKNVKIIASEDTRSVKKLLNHYRCGSKKLISLYKDVEIERSHKVLKFLEEGEDVVLTSEAGCPLISDPGAYLVREAYKKGIKVVPVPGVSALTCALSVSGVNLSSGFIFLGFLPRKKTEQKRVLENLPRNLPIVIFESPHRMVKTAKNLLEILGNCECFLARELTKLHEELLWTDLETLAKRENFLGEITLIILPKPKIEKLPIKKEISDLKKKIEELKNSGLKPKEIAKILAEEYKLSAKDIYKLITKD; encoded by the coding sequence ATGGAAAAAACAAAAGGGAAGCTTTATGTAGTTGGGGTTCCTATAGGTAACCTTGAAGACATCACCTTAAGAGCCTTAGAAGTTTTAAAAAACGTAAAAATCATAGCTTCTGAGGATACAAGGTCTGTTAAAAAACTTCTTAACCATTATAGATGTGGCTCCAAAAAATTAATAAGTCTTTATAAAGATGTAGAGATAGAAAGAAGTCATAAAGTGCTTAAGTTTTTAGAGGAAGGAGAGGATGTAGTTCTCACCAGTGAAGCTGGTTGTCCCCTTATTTCAGATCCAGGAGCTTACTTAGTAAGAGAAGCCTACAAAAAAGGAATTAAAGTTGTTCCTGTTCCTGGGGTTTCTGCCCTTACTTGTGCTCTTAGCGTTTCTGGGGTTAATCTTAGCTCTGGGTTTATTTTTCTTGGTTTTTTACCTCGGAAAAAAACAGAACAGAAAAGGGTATTAGAAAATCTACCCAGAAATCTACCTATTGTTATTTTTGAAAGCCCTCACAGAATGGTAAAAACTGCCAAAAATCTTCTTGAAATTCTTGGAAATTGTGAATGTTTTTTAGCTCGTGAATTAACTAAACTTCACGAAGAGCTCCTATGGACAGATTTAGAAACTTTAGCTAAAAGAGAAAACTTTTTAGGAGAAATTACTCTTATAATCCTTCCTAAACCTAAAATTGAAAAATTACCAATAAAAAAAGAGATTTCTGATCTTAAAAAGAAGATAGAAGAACTTAAAAATAGTGGGCTTAAACCTAAAGAAATAGCTAAAATCTTAGCAGAAGAATATAAGCTTTCTGCTAAAGATATTTATAAACTTATCACTAAAGATTAA
- the acsC gene encoding acetyl-CoA decarbonylase/synthase complex subunit gamma: MALTGIQILKYLPKTNCKECGFSTCMAFAMKVASGQAEIDACPYIDPKIKEEIAEALAPPIRKVELGGGNYVYFLGGESVLFRHDKRFENPPLIGTLISTNMKDEEISRRIGLYKKLQWERVGTILRLDTLFLQDEGSEERFIEIVKKVRNELPWVALVLASSDVGTLKKAIEICNNFKPLIYGANSQNFEDFANFSLSTKVPLTIIGESLDEVCSLSEKAFKKGLKELVLDPGSQVLRELFEDLVIIRKSAIKSRFKLLGFPVITFPYRYTDSDLLEILIASMIICKYGSIIILSDLKPEALFNLLIERMNIYTDPQKPMVVEEGIYPINGPDENSLVAITCNFALTYFIVSGEIEASRVPTWLLIKDTDGLSVLTAWAAGKFGADTIAPFVKKCGIEEKVKHRNLIIPGYLAGIKGELEDELPDWKIIVGPREASGIPSFFKKFYEELKEELKKEEKVSEKREIKEEKKTFEKIEILKEEKTIKEKKEKLEKEKEESGYKVICIAENINIMSKRIGKAIKERNPQPIQQMAKDGVKLGADYLDLNIGPAKKDALELAPWIVKIVEEVVDIPISLDTTNPEAMIAGIKASKQPSKALINSVTIHKDKLDKLAPFAAEIGCDVVALLWGEKGLLRDANERADLALDLVNKLNEYGIPNEKIWVDPVLTPITLDVQQIKEVLKFLSILQEITPGVKTIVGLSNVSNGVASHLRPYLNRVMLMMLMKYNLYSAILDIYDKELVEIAKGKHPEWVSLVHKIMDGEKIDIQSLSSKELEIYKTVKVLTGEIIFSESWLEV; encoded by the coding sequence GTGGCTCTTACAGGAATTCAAATACTAAAGTATTTACCTAAAACAAATTGTAAAGAATGTGGTTTTTCTACTTGTATGGCCTTTGCTATGAAAGTAGCTTCTGGTCAGGCAGAGATAGATGCTTGTCCCTATATTGATCCAAAGATTAAAGAAGAAATAGCTGAAGCTTTAGCACCTCCTATTAGAAAAGTAGAATTGGGAGGAGGTAATTACGTCTATTTTTTGGGTGGGGAAAGTGTTCTATTTAGGCATGACAAACGTTTTGAAAATCCTCCTCTTATAGGAACTCTCATTTCCACTAATATGAAGGATGAGGAAATTTCAAGAAGAATAGGATTGTATAAAAAACTTCAATGGGAAAGGGTAGGAACTATTTTAAGATTAGATACTCTGTTTTTGCAAGATGAAGGCTCTGAGGAAAGATTTATAGAGATTGTGAAAAAAGTAAGAAATGAACTTCCTTGGGTAGCCTTAGTTTTAGCTTCTTCAGATGTGGGAACCCTAAAAAAAGCAATAGAAATATGTAATAATTTTAAACCTTTAATTTATGGTGCAAATTCTCAAAATTTTGAAGATTTTGCTAATTTCTCTCTTTCAACAAAGGTTCCTCTTACTATAATTGGAGAATCCTTAGATGAAGTTTGTAGTCTTTCTGAAAAGGCTTTTAAAAAAGGTTTAAAAGAATTAGTTCTTGATCCAGGTTCTCAAGTATTAAGAGAGTTGTTTGAAGATTTAGTAATTATAAGAAAATCAGCTATTAAAAGTAGATTTAAACTCTTAGGATTTCCTGTTATAACTTTTCCTTATCGATATACAGATTCTGATTTATTAGAAATTCTTATTGCAAGTATGATTATCTGCAAATATGGAAGTATTATTATTCTTTCAGATCTTAAGCCAGAAGCTTTATTTAATCTTTTAATAGAAAGAATGAATATTTATACAGATCCTCAAAAACCTATGGTTGTTGAAGAGGGGATTTATCCTATTAATGGTCCTGATGAAAATTCGCTGGTAGCTATAACCTGCAATTTTGCCCTTACTTATTTTATCGTAAGTGGGGAAATAGAGGCAAGTAGAGTTCCTACTTGGCTTCTCATAAAAGATACTGATGGTTTATCAGTTCTTACAGCTTGGGCAGCAGGTAAATTTGGTGCTGATACCATTGCCCCTTTTGTTAAAAAGTGTGGGATTGAAGAAAAAGTTAAACATAGAAATCTTATAATTCCTGGTTATTTAGCAGGAATAAAGGGAGAACTTGAAGATGAACTTCCTGACTGGAAAATCATTGTTGGGCCAAGAGAGGCAAGCGGGATTCCTTCATTTTTTAAAAAATTTTATGAAGAATTGAAAGAAGAATTAAAAAAAGAGGAAAAGGTTTCTGAGAAGAGGGAAATAAAAGAAGAGAAAAAGACATTCGAAAAAATAGAAATTTTAAAAGAAGAAAAAACTATAAAAGAAAAAAAGGAAAAACTTGAAAAGGAAAAAGAAGAAAGCGGTTATAAAGTAATTTGTATTGCTGAAAATATAAACATAATGTCAAAAAGGATAGGTAAAGCTATAAAAGAACGCAATCCTCAACCTATTCAACAAATGGCTAAGGATGGAGTTAAGTTAGGAGCAGATTATTTAGATCTTAATATTGGACCTGCAAAAAAGGATGCTTTAGAACTTGCTCCTTGGATAGTTAAAATTGTAGAAGAGGTAGTAGATATTCCTATTTCTCTTGATACTACAAATCCAGAAGCAATGATTGCAGGAATAAAAGCTTCTAAACAACCTTCAAAGGCACTTATAAATTCAGTTACCATTCATAAAGATAAATTGGATAAACTTGCTCCTTTTGCTGCTGAAATTGGTTGTGATGTGGTAGCACTTCTTTGGGGAGAAAAAGGGCTTCTTAGAGATGCTAATGAAAGAGCTGATCTTGCATTGGATCTTGTAAATAAACTCAATGAATATGGTATACCCAATGAAAAAATTTGGGTAGATCCAGTTCTTACTCCTATAACCCTTGATGTGCAACAAATTAAAGAGGTACTTAAATTTCTTTCTATACTTCAAGAAATTACACCAGGAGTTAAAACAATTGTAGGTCTTTCAAATGTTTCAAATGGTGTAGCCTCCCATTTAAGACCTTATTTAAATAGAGTAATGCTTATGATGCTTATGAAATATAATCTTTACAGTGCAATACTTGATATATACGATAAAGAATTAGTAGAAATTGCAAAAGGTAAACATCCTGAATGGGTCTCTTTAGTTCATAAAATAATGGATGGAGAAAAAATAGATATCCAGTCACTTTCTTCTAAAGAACTTGAAATATATAAAACTGTAAAAGTTTTAACAGGAGAAATTATATTTTCTGAATCTTGGCTTGAAGTTTGA